The following proteins are co-located in the Dehalococcoides mccartyi 195 genome:
- a CDS encoding 4Fe-4S binding protein, whose protein sequence is MLFKFNLKRVLILLAGLSLLIAGLVGHLSESHGEDKSALYENYLADAFTGIADYSLLKVDPTNLGYIYAVEDNDDLLAGYVTITTGQGYGGLLTVVLNWSLDGEIQSISIPQNSDDKAWWDQLITGDFFDQYIGRKFDDALVLGADINAISGSTISCNGVALGVHAGRALVAEQLAKPYPIPEEKIKFGLSEALLIGGLCTVVLFRMLSVLARFRWVRYVTLFFGLGVLGIWLARPLSLTNFAVWIMGSPPHLNTNLFLYILVIGVVLLALIFGKNFYCYWLCPYSAVQEIAYKLGQVGLRPSAKWHKRLRNVRYFILWFALFFTILLGSVSITVFEPWGTLFSMKGSFDQWVLLGISVASGFFIYNAWCFYVCPVGAFMDIVLIVRRKGRDLWNTIGIPLIKRQVQVSRYDSDYCRVVNHLKNQVDIEGGVFGDVSIGNEEASLHESWVKNICHSTGIQAHLPLWNINREDILKMLIYYGFEVLMIVTDDSKLGKEWLGKKLDLDVLAELKNRFEKSEDGRVGYYHTLVVDGPIFQKRLNLEKVSAVFRRDEWGSNWYLDIEDYSLVSKYQ, encoded by the coding sequence ATGTTATTTAAATTTAATCTGAAGCGTGTGCTTATTTTATTAGCAGGCTTGAGCTTGCTAATAGCAGGTTTAGTGGGGCATTTATCAGAATCTCACGGTGAAGATAAATCTGCGTTATATGAAAACTATTTGGCAGATGCATTTACAGGCATTGCTGATTATTCTCTTCTGAAAGTTGATCCCACAAATTTAGGTTACATATATGCGGTGGAAGATAATGACGATCTGCTTGCCGGATATGTCACTATCACTACTGGACAAGGCTATGGAGGACTTCTGACTGTTGTCTTAAATTGGTCACTGGATGGGGAAATTCAATCAATCTCTATACCTCAGAATAGTGATGACAAAGCCTGGTGGGATCAGTTGATAACAGGGGATTTCTTTGACCAATACATAGGGCGTAAATTTGATGACGCATTGGTATTGGGGGCAGATATAAATGCAATCAGTGGTTCTACAATATCATGTAACGGGGTAGCTTTGGGGGTGCACGCTGGGCGGGCTTTGGTAGCTGAGCAACTGGCTAAGCCGTATCCGATTCCTGAAGAAAAAATCAAATTTGGCTTAAGTGAAGCGTTGCTAATTGGGGGCTTATGCACTGTAGTTTTATTTAGGATGCTTTCAGTTTTAGCTAGATTTCGATGGGTTCGTTACGTTACTTTATTTTTCGGGCTTGGTGTACTGGGTATCTGGTTAGCAAGGCCATTAAGTCTGACTAATTTTGCTGTCTGGATAATGGGTTCACCCCCCCATCTAAACACTAATTTGTTTCTGTACATACTGGTAATCGGGGTGGTGTTACTGGCTTTAATATTCGGCAAAAACTTTTATTGTTACTGGTTGTGCCCTTACTCAGCAGTGCAGGAAATTGCCTATAAACTTGGACAGGTAGGATTAAGACCCAGTGCCAAGTGGCATAAACGTTTAAGGAATGTTCGGTACTTTATACTTTGGTTTGCCTTATTTTTTACTATTCTGTTAGGGAGTGTATCTATAACAGTCTTTGAGCCTTGGGGTACACTTTTCAGTATGAAAGGGTCTTTTGATCAATGGGTATTATTAGGCATATCCGTAGCTAGTGGATTTTTTATTTATAATGCGTGGTGTTTTTATGTTTGTCCGGTGGGAGCTTTTATGGATATAGTCCTTATAGTTAGGCGTAAAGGGAGGGATTTATGGAATACAATTGGTATACCCCTGATTAAAAGGCAAGTCCAAGTTTCCAGGTACGACTCTGACTATTGCAGGGTTGTAAATCACCTCAAGAACCAAGTAGATATTGAAGGTGGCGTTTTTGGAGATGTAAGCATTGGTAATGAAGAGGCCAGTCTGCATGAAAGTTGGGTGAAGAATATTTGCCATTCTACTGGTATACAGGCTCATTTGCCGCTATGGAACATCAATCGGGAAGATATTCTTAAGATGCTTATTTATTATGGGTTTGAAGTTCTGATGATAGTAACGGATGACTCTAAACTGGGCAAAGAATGGCTGGGGAAAAAGCTAGATTTGGATGTCTTAGCCGAATTGAAAAACAGATTTGAGAAATCAGAGGATGGGAGAGTTGGTTATTATCATACTCTGGTTGTCGATGGGCCTATCTTCCAAAAGAGATTAAACCTTGAAAAGGTATCGGCTGTTTTTAGAAGAGATGAATGGGGCTCCAATTGGTATTTGGATATAGAGGATTACTCATTGGTTTCTAAGTATCAATAG
- a CDS encoding adenosylcobinamide amidohydrolase, giving the protein MISELKTDTCYKELGSFHGVKAGIVYHKALGASTNTLVIELPEERNILSTRTGLGKARYILNTHIPPELWDFMHDNSSDWQTAYSVVLEEVLERYGTDLDKVSFLSTGVDQDKIAWAEESYEEFWVLAFATAGVKTNAMRIGCDAASGIERNGKFEKIGTINIILLTGSTLETPTLASSYITLTEAKNVALQELDIRSAVHPEWQATGTGTDQIISVSGGDDKYTYVGGHTKLGEMMAKAATQAVKQAVRNCRGY; this is encoded by the coding sequence GTGATATCTGAACTGAAAACAGATACCTGTTATAAAGAACTGGGCAGTTTTCACGGGGTAAAAGCAGGCATTGTCTATCATAAGGCACTGGGTGCGTCCACCAATACTTTGGTAATAGAACTGCCGGAGGAAAGGAATATACTCTCCACCCGCACCGGGCTGGGTAAGGCCAGATATATCTTAAACACCCACATACCCCCTGAACTCTGGGATTTCATGCACGACAACTCATCAGACTGGCAGACAGCCTATTCGGTAGTGCTGGAAGAAGTCCTTGAGAGATACGGCACAGACCTGGATAAAGTCTCATTTTTATCTACTGGAGTAGACCAGGACAAAATAGCCTGGGCGGAAGAAAGTTATGAAGAGTTTTGGGTACTTGCCTTTGCTACTGCCGGGGTCAAGACCAACGCCATGCGGATAGGCTGTGATGCCGCAAGCGGTATAGAGCGAAATGGCAAGTTTGAGAAGATAGGCACGATAAATATTATCCTGCTTACCGGCTCTACTCTGGAGACACCCACGCTTGCTTCGTCGTATATCACACTGACCGAGGCTAAGAATGTAGCTTTACAGGAACTGGATATACGGAGTGCGGTACACCCCGAATGGCAGGCAACCGGAACGGGAACAGACCAGATAATCAGCGTATCAGGCGGGGATGATAAATATACTTATGTGGGTGGTCATACCAAACTGGGGGAGATGATGGCCAAAGCTGCAACTCAGGCAGTCAAACAGGCCGTCAGAAACTGCCGGGGATACTAG
- a CDS encoding reductive dehalogenase gives MDKFHSTLSRRDFMKAVGLAGAGVGAVTAASPVFHDLDEVSQIGGVTEKRPWYVRELEYAKPTVEIDWNVIQRQTHYNNWEDHLDQAEKDKRAHMYYDNTKQMVLENNPGNTMFDVAIRHPAWTAVRRNMDYFFGVEGIQQDTPPGFEMGFDPESGHCVISPVWATDLFGIITPDNMGVPRWEGTPEQNAALIRMAARWCGGAEVGYLKADEYTKKLVHKTCGVLPILADKNGKEVVWEDVDQPYETDKKMVIPEKCNNIIVVVIREARNPALMAPSYRADATTAKSYARSIAFDIHFRGFIHAIGYTTAGSGWGPWNNVPFGVLSGIGELGRMRGQITPSCGPLIRKVEVFFTDLPLPTTNPIDFGANRFCRDCGLCAKACPASAIPTFREPTYEITPADDANSNPTKLIPEYFNLSGKKVWPNNDFACHNFWVTSGKHGCAACVASCVFSKDIKSSIHEVVKGVVSQTGIFNGFFANMDHAFGYGIVKDQNMWDNFWFEPDKYWPLEGIETNL, from the coding sequence ATGGATAAATTTCATTCAACACTCAGCCGGCGTGATTTTATGAAGGCGGTTGGATTGGCCGGTGCTGGGGTCGGTGCGGTAACTGCCGCATCACCTGTGTTTCATGATCTGGACGAAGTTTCTCAGATTGGTGGAGTAACTGAAAAACGCCCCTGGTATGTGCGTGAGTTGGAATATGCCAAACCCACAGTGGAAATAGATTGGAATGTCATTCAGCGCCAAACTCATTATAACAACTGGGAAGATCATCTAGACCAGGCTGAAAAAGATAAACGCGCGCACATGTATTATGACAACACAAAGCAGATGGTTTTGGAAAATAATCCAGGTAATACTATGTTTGATGTTGCTATACGTCACCCGGCTTGGACAGCTGTCCGGCGTAACATGGATTATTTTTTTGGGGTGGAGGGTATTCAGCAGGATACTCCGCCTGGTTTTGAAATGGGTTTTGATCCTGAGTCAGGGCATTGCGTTATCAGCCCTGTATGGGCTACCGATCTTTTTGGGATAATCACACCTGATAATATGGGAGTGCCCCGGTGGGAAGGCACACCCGAACAGAATGCAGCTTTAATCCGCATGGCTGCTAGATGGTGCGGCGGGGCTGAAGTGGGCTACTTGAAGGCAGATGAATATACCAAGAAACTTGTACATAAGACATGCGGCGTTTTACCGATTCTGGCAGATAAGAATGGCAAAGAAGTAGTTTGGGAAGATGTTGATCAGCCATACGAAACAGATAAAAAAATGGTTATCCCAGAAAAGTGCAACAACATAATAGTAGTTGTAATACGCGAGGCTAGAAATCCGGCTTTGATGGCGCCGAGCTATAGGGCGGATGCTACCACTGCCAAATCTTATGCTCGTTCAATTGCATTTGATATCCATTTCAGAGGATTTATTCATGCCATTGGCTATACTACTGCAGGTTCAGGCTGGGGCCCCTGGAATAACGTGCCGTTCGGAGTACTATCTGGGATAGGTGAGTTGGGGCGTATGAGAGGGCAAATAACCCCATCTTGTGGTCCATTAATTCGTAAGGTGGAGGTGTTTTTCACTGATCTCCCGTTACCCACTACTAATCCCATAGACTTCGGGGCTAATCGTTTCTGCAGGGATTGCGGATTATGTGCCAAAGCTTGCCCTGCTTCAGCTATACCGACTTTCCGTGAACCGACCTATGAGATTACTCCCGCTGATGATGCTAATTCCAATCCGACCAAGCTTATACCGGAATACTTTAATCTATCCGGTAAAAAGGTCTGGCCTAACAACGACTTTGCCTGCCACAATTTCTGGGTGACTTCTGGTAAACATGGGTGTGCGGCTTGCGTAGCTTCTTGCGTATTTAGCAAGGATATCAAGTCCAGTATCCACGAAGTAGTTAAAGGCGTAGTTTCTCAGACAGGTATCTTCAACGGCTTTTTTGCCAATATGGACCATGCCTTTGGTTACGGCATAGTCAAAGACCAGAATATGTGGGACAACTTCTGGTTTGAACCTGATAAATACTGGCCGCTTGAAGGTATTGAAACCAATTTATAA